One window of the Magnolia sinica isolate HGM2019 chromosome 19, MsV1, whole genome shotgun sequence genome contains the following:
- the LOC131234803 gene encoding NAC domain-containing protein 90-like — translation MSNLPPGYRFYPTEAELVEFYLCKKLEKRREDLDRVIPVVDIFTLDPSQLPSISGELCTGDIEQWFFFIPMQEKEAHGGRPNRITPSGYWKATGSPGYVFSSDNRVIGLKKTMVFYEGRAPTGKKTKWKLNEYKALQEASPSNAVPKIRHGYSLCRVYVKSECLRSFDRRPMVNMTSGTTSNIDQSSREGASSSNLGVISHQNPLKVERADSSSSGDHTSHTLAEDSVNDDWKMIGNLDTLWDWMD, via the exons ATGAGCAATCTCCCACCAGGTTATAGATTCTACCCAACAGAAGCAGAACTGGTGGAATTCTACTTGTGTAAGAAGctagagaagaggagagaggacCTGGACCGTGTTATTCCCGTCGTTGACATCTTCACTCTCGACCCTTCGCAGCTCCCAA GCATCTCGGGTGAGCTATGCACAGGTGACATTGAGCAATGGTTTTTCTTCATCCCAATGCAAGAGAAGGAAGCCCATGGGGGGAGACCGAACCGAATCACGCCTTCAGGCTACTGGAAAGCAACGGGCTCTCCCGGCTATGTCTTCTCCTCTGATAACCGAGTCATCGGCTTGAAGAAAACCATGGTTTTCTATGAAGGAAGAGCCCCCACAGGGAAGAAAACCAAATGGAAGTTGAATGAGTATAAAGCCCTTCAAGAAGCTTCACCTTCAAATGCAGTTCCAAAG atACGACATGGATATAGCTTATGCCGAGTATACGTTAAATCAGAATGCCTGCGATCATTTGATCGACGACCAATGGTCAATATGACAAGTGGGACAACATCAAATATCGATCAAAGCAGCAGAGAGGGTGCTAGTAGTAGCAACTTAGGTGTAATTTCTCATCAAAATCCATTGAAGGTGGAGAGAGCCGATAGTTCGTCATCGGGCGACCATACTTCTCACACTCTGGCTGAAGATTCCGTCAACGACGACTGGAAGATGATCGGCAATCTCGACACTCTTTGGGATTGGATGGATTGA